The sequence CTGCGGCCGACGACGCGCCCTCCCGGACGGATCATGGACGAAACCCGCCCCGCCAGCTCGCCGAAGCCCTCCACGCCCACCGCCCTCGCGCCGCCGCCGTCCGCCCGCGGCCTGCCGGGCTGGGCGCTCGCCGCCGCCTATCTCGCGCTGGCGCTCCTGCCGCTCCTCCTCGCCGCCCTCGCCCCGGACGGGCCGGGGAACGCATGGCGCGAGGCCGCGACGGGGCTCGGCATGGCCGGCCTCGCCATGCTCGCCCTGCAATTCGCCAGCTCCGGCCGCTTCCCGACCCTGTCGGGCCGCGTCGGCATCGACCGCACCATGGCCTTCCACAAGGTCGCCGCGCGCATCCTCGCGCTCTTCGTGATCGCCCACCCCTTCCTCTACGCGGTGCCCGGCTTCCTGCGCTCGCCTTCGCGGGGATGGATGACGCTCGAGATCTACTTCACCTCGGCGCAATACCGGCTCGGCCTCGTCGCCTGGCTCGCGGCGATCGCCGTGGTCGGCCTCGCCGTGCTGCGCCCGCGCCTGCCCGTGAGCTACGAGGCCTGGCGCGCCTCGCACGTGATCCTCGGCCTCGCCGCGGTGGGCTTCGGCGCGGCGCACGCGATCGAGGTCGGCGGCTACGCGCAGGACGTCGCCGCGCTCGCCGGGTTCTGGCTCGTCGCGGCCGCGGGCGCGGCGGCGAGCGTCGTGCTCGTCTACGTCTTTCGCACCTGGGCGATCCGCTCCGATCCCTGGCGGCTCGTGCGCAACGAGCGCGTCGGGCGCGGCCTCTGGCGGCTCGCCTTCCGGCGCGAGAGCGGGAAGCCCTTCCCGTTCCGCGCCGGCCAGTTCGTCTGGCTCACCACCGCCCCGCGGCTCTTCCCGCTCTTCGACCACCCCTTCTCCATCGCCTCCTCCCCACGCGAATCCGAGGTCGCCTTGGTGATCAAGGAGGCCGGCGACTACACGGGCCGCATCGGGGAGCTCGCGCCCGGCACGCGCGCGGGGCTCGACGGCCCCCACGGCGCCTTCGCCCGCGAGGACCGCGAAGCGGACGCGATCCTGCTGATCGCCGGCGGCGCCGGCATCGCGCCGATCCTCGGCCTCGCCCGGGATCTCGACCTCGCCGACGATCTCCGCCCGATCCGCGTCCTCGTCGCGGCCGGCGGGCCGGACCGGCTGGTCGGCCTCGACACGCTGCGGGAGATCGCCGCGCGCCGAGATCTGACCGTCACCACGCTCTGCGAGGAAGGTGGGCCCGGCTACGAGGGCGCGCTCGGCCGGCTCGACCGCGGCACGCTCGACGACCTCCTCGCGGGGCTCGACCCGGCCCGGGCGCTGGCCATGATCTGCGGCCCCGGCCCCTTCATGGTCGCCGCCGCCGACGGGCTGCTCGCGTGCGGGCTGCCCTTCGACAACGTGCTCTACGAGCGCTTCGACTACGCCGACGGCACGCTCTCCCGCCACGACCGCGCCGAGCGCCTGCGCGTCCGCCTCATCGGCGCGGCATTGGCGGCGGGCGTGCTGGTCTTCGCCCTGCGCTGAGCGCGCCGGGTCAGATCGACAGCAGGTAGGCGATCACGTTCGCCCGGTCCGTCTCGTCCTCGGCGAAGTGGTCGGCGAGGAACTCCTCGAGCTCCGCGCGGGTGGCCTGCGGGTCGGCCTGGTCGAGCTGCCCCGCGAGCTCTGCGGGCGCCTCGTGGCACTCGGCGCAATTCTCCGCGTAATAGGCCCCGCCCGCGGCGACGTCGCCCATCTCCTGGGCGAGCGCGGACGGGGCGGCGAGGAAGGCGAGGGCGAGGACGGCGCGACCGATCCCGTTCATGGCGTGCTCCTTGTCGTCGAGGCCCGACGCGGCCCCGCACCCATGGTGCGGCGGCCCTTGCGCGCATGCAAGCGTCGCTAGCCGCCTCACCGATTCGCGCAGCCCTCCAGGAAAGCGAGCACGGCCGCCGCCGTCCGTTCCGGCTGCTCCTGCTGCACCCAATGGCCCGCGCCCTCGATCAGCGTCGCGCCGCGGAAGTCCGAGCTGGCGCGGGTCGCCATGGCCTCGAACGCGCCGGGGACCTGGTAGACGCCCCAATCCGCCGCTCCCGCGACGAAGGTGGCGGGCACGTCTATGCGTCGCCCGGAAAAGAGCGCCAGGGCGCCGGCGATCTCGGGGTCGACGCCGCAGCGATACCAGTCGAGCCCGCCCTGGAAGCCGGTGCGGGCGAAGCTCTCCGCATAGACCGCGAGCTCCGCCTCCGTCAGCCACGAGCAGGCCGCGGCCTCTTCCGGCGAGGGCGCGTGCGGCGCCACCGTCTCCGCCATGGTGCGATCGCGGTCCATGACGTAGTAGGTCGGAAGCGTCGCGAGCGCCTCCGCCGTCCAGCCCGGGAGCGGGTGGGGACGATTGTCCGGCCAGTCGGCGCTCTTCACGTGATAATAGGCGCGCAGGAAGGCGGCGAGACCCTGCGGCGCGTATCGCATGTCGGCGTCGGCGGCGCGGGTGGCATAGTAGCCTTGATAATGCTTGCGCGGCCGCGGCAGGGCCGCCAGCGCGCGATGGATCGCCTCGTCCGGCGCCGGGCGCGGCAGGGACGGCGGGCCGGCGAAGGGCGCGCTCATCATCACCACGGCGCGGAACACGTCGGGGCGGATCAGCCCGCACCAGGCCGCGACCGGCGAGCCGAAATCGTGCCCGATCACCGCCGTCACGCGGGTGCGCCCGAGCGCCGTCACGAGGCCGAGCGCGTCGGTGACGAGGTTCGTCATCCGGTAGGGCGCGAGATCGTCGTCGTAATCCGCCGTCCAGCCGGTGGTCAGGCCGTAGCCGCGCTGGTCGGGCGCGACGACCCGATGGCCCGCCGCGGCGAGGAGCGGCATCACCTTGCGCCACGAATAGGCGAGCTCCGGAAACCCGTGCAGCAGGAGGAGCAGGGGAGCGTCCTCCGGCCCCGCCTCCAGCACGTGCATGACGAGGCCGTTGCCGTTGTCGATGCGGCGCGAGGAGACGCCCGGGGGCAATCCCGGAAGGCTCATGCCGCGCCGCCTTCGTTTCGCGCCCCCGCCTCGGCGTCCTCGTCCTCCACCCAGCCGTAGCGGAAGGTGCAGCGCCGGGCGCCCTGCATGATCGTGGTCTCGCGCTCCATGCGGATCCGCGGATCGTAGCCCTGGCAGAACGTGCCGTCGCGGTTGCAGGAGAGGAGATGGCCCACGTGCCCGAGCCCCATCTCCCTGTAGGTCTCGGCGTAGCGGCAGCGCACGACGTCGAAGTCGAAGCGCGTGTCGCTCGCCTCCAGCACCTCGACCTCGAGCGCGCCGCCGCGCATCCAGTGCTCGTAGAGCGCGATGAAGTCCGCCATCGAGGTCCCGCCCTCGGCCCGCGCGGCATAGCCCCGCCCCTCGGCGATCGCCGCCTTGCGGATGGCCGAATCGAGGATGGCCGAGGCCTGCTCCTCCCCGAGCGCCGCGACCATTTCGGCATAGATCGGCCCGATCACCTCCGCCTGCAGGCGGCGCTTGACGAGAACGGGGATCGTGGAGGGATCCATGGAGGGCTCCTTCGCGGGCGGCAGGGGGCGTCGACCGGGGAGCGAGCATAGAGCGCGAGCCCCGCGCCCGAAAGGAGCGGCGCCCCGTTCTTCCTTCCCCGTAGGGGCAGGACAGGCTTCCGCGCCCGACGAGCACCCTTCGCGAGGCACGATGCGCCGCCCCTCCGGACCGCTTCGCGGCCCACCTCCCCGGCGGGAAGGCGGCGTCCCTTCACCGCGCCGTTCGCATCGGCGTCGCGGCGGGCTTGCGGCCCTCGAGGTGGACCGTCCGCGCCAGCATCGCCACGAGCCCGACGGCGCCGGTGAAGATCACCGCGAGCACCCAGACCTCCGACTTCATCCCCGCCGCCCGCGCGCGGTTCTGCAGGAGGAAGAAGGCCACGGCCACGCTGGCCAGGCGATCGAGCCAGATCTGCAGGCCCCAGGGCGAGCCCGTCATCAGCGGCCAGAAGCCGAAGAGCCCCGCCTCGGCCATGGCGATGCCCGCCAAGCCGGCGAGAGGGACGACCGCCGCCGCCGGCACGAGCCAGGCCGGCCAGGAGACCCGCTCCTTGGTCTGCGTCACCAGCAGCATGATCGTCGCCGCAACCGCGAAGCCGGCGAGCCCGATCACCTCCATCTCGGACATCGTGTCCCTCCCCACCCGAAAGAAGCGCCGCCCATCCTGCGCGAGGCGCGGGCCCGGCGCCATCCGGTGGTCACCGATCCTCAGAGCGTGGCGAGGAGCCCGTTCGGCCAGGTCCCGCGCGCCTTGATCGCCGCCTTGCGCTCCAGCGCGTCGACGATGGCGGGGGCGGCGTCGGGGCCGCCCGCGGCGGCGAGGCGGCCGAGGCCGCCGGGGCTGAAGACGTTGATCTCGAGGAGCTTGTCGCCCACCACGTCGAGGCCGACGAGGAACAGCCCGTCCGCCACGAGGCGCGGGCGCACCAGGTCGGCCAGCCGGCGCATGGCGTCGCTCACCTCCACCGGCTCGACCCCGGCGCCCTGGCTGATGTTGGCGCGCGCCTCGCCGCCCTTCGGGATGCGCCGCAGCGCCGCCGCGCGGCCGTCGCAGTCGAGGATGCGCCCGTTCATCAGGAAGAGCCGCACGTCGCCCCCCGCCGCCTCGGGCAGCGCCTCCTGCGCCAGCACGTAGCCCTCGGCCAGGATGGCGCGCACCATCTGCTTCAGGTTCGTCCGGTCCTCGCTCCGCACCAAGAAGACGTTGCGCCCGCCCGAGCCCGCGAGCGGCTTGATCACGATCGCGCCCTCGGTCTCGTCGGCGAAGGCGCGGACCTCGTCGAGCTCGCGGGTGACCAGCGAGCGCGGGCGGATCTCGGCGGGGTAGTGCTCGAGGGCGAGCTTGTCGAGATTGCGGGCGAGGCCGTCGGGATCGTTGAGCACGATCACCCCCGCCTCCGCCGCGAAGCGCGCGAAGGACACGCCCGCGAGCCGCGCCCAGGGCCGTGCGCCCACGTCCTCGGCCGGGTCGTTGCGCAGCATCAGGACGTCGAGCCCGGCGAGCCCGACGCGCTCCGGCGCGGCCTCGCGCAAAGCCGCGACCAGCGCCTCCGTCGACCCCGCCGCCTCCCGCGGCGGCCGGCGGGCGTGCGCCGCCGCCACGTCGTCTCCGCCGAGCGAGAAGGCGTCGACCGGCAGGTAGAACACCGCGTGCCCCCGCGCCAGCGCCTCCCGCGCGATCAGCGTCGTGGTGTAGCCCGCCGTCTCGCCCGCGATGTCGTTGACCACGAACCCGATGCGCATCTGGCGTCTCCCGTGCGAGGCGCGCGCGACCGCGCGGCGCCCGCGGGCGAAACGAGCGAGGCGGGTGGAGGGTCCCGTCTCCCGGATCGGCGCTGCCGGCGGACTCCCCGCTTCCTCGCGGCTGGCTGATGCACACGTCTCGTGCGGCATGACGCCGACGGCCGACGGTGCGGGGCGCAAAGGGCCGACGCGAGACGCTTTCCGTCCCTGTCAAGCGTCCACCATGTCTGGGCACACCCGTCCACCATGTCCAGCGTCTGAACAGCCGCGAGGGCGAGGGGAGCCCGTCGGCGCTCTGCGCTTCGGGTCGCGACCATCCCGCGAAGCGCCTTCGCCGCAGGAGACGTTTGGACCGACCAGCCACCGGCGAGAGGGGAACGCGACCAAGGCCTCACGGGCACGCCCGCGCGATGGCGCGGACGTCGAGGCCGGCGCGGGCGCGTTCCAGGCGCTCCCGCGCGGCGGGGTCGTCGAGGAAGCCGGGCAGGAGGCGCGGCGGGGCGAGAACGCCGCGCCAGGCGAGCTCCTCCACCACCGGCCAGGCGTCGAGGGCGATCTTGCCGACGAGCATGTCCTCCAGCCGCGCGCCGGCGGCGAGGCGCTCCAGCACCCGCGCGAAGCCGCGCAGATAGACCGCGTCCTTGGTCAGCCCGCCGCCGCGCACGACGCGCACGGCGACCGTGAAGGCGACGTCCCCGGGAAAGCCGTGCTCGCGGGCCAGCAGCCGGACGATCTCGACGAAGCCCGCCCCGTCGACCAGCGCGTCCACCGCGAGCACCCGCCCGGCGAGGAGCCGCAGCCGCCCGCGGCCGAGCCCGCCCACCGCGTATTCGGCGAGCACGGCGAGGCCCTCCTGCGTCTCCTCGTAGCCCGCCATCCCGGTCTCGAGCTGGCGCAGCGGCTGGCGCGCGCCGTTGTGGCGGGTGACGACGTGGATGCCGATCTCGTGCTGGATCAGGGCCTCGAGCCGGCCTTCCGTCACCGCCGCGTCCGGCCCTACCAGGAGATCGCCCTTGGCGACCAGGAGCCCGGCGGCGTCGTCCCGCCGCTCCACCCGCGCGGCGAGGCTCGGGTCGCGGGCCTTGAGCGCGGCGATCTCCGCCTCGGCCCGGGCGCACAGGGCCTCGACCGAGACCCGCGCCCCCGTCGTCTGCGCCCCAGTCCTATCCGCCCCTGCCGTCTCCGCCCGCGGCGGCGGCAGGATGGCGAGGAGGTCCCGCGCCAGGGCCCGCAGGCCGGGATCGACGCCGCCGAACAAGGCGAGCGCGTCGGCCAGGAAGCGCGGGCCGCAGCGCCCGGCGAGCAGGGAGATCTCGCGGTCGATCTCCTCGCGCTTCGACGCGAGGAGATCGTGAAGGGCGGGGTCCTCCACCGGGTCGAGATCCACCGACCAGAGCGCGCGCTTCATCGTCGCCGGATCGAGCCCGAGCGGGCGGTAGTGGAAGTCCGGCGCCCGCGCGCCCTCGCCGGCGCGATAGGCCGCGCGGGCGGCGGGGACGTTCACGGGCGTCACGTCGAGGAGGAGCGAATAGGTCTCGCCCACCGCGCACAGGGCGGCGTCGGCCTCGAAGGCCGCCCGCGTCACGTCCCGCCGGCCGAGCGCGTGGACGTGCGGCGCGCCCACCCGGGCGTGGCGATGGCCGAAATCGTAGGCGGCCTCGCGCAGGGCCCGCCCGAGCCCGCGCCGCGCGTCGCGCAAGGCTACCGGCCGGGTCACGCCGTCCTCGCCCCACAGCGGCGCGAGCGCGAGGCCCAGCGCATAGACGCCCTCCCGCGGCGCGAGGGGCGCACGCCCCGGCGGTGCGACGGCGTCGACGACCGTGATGCCGAGCCGCCAGGGGCGGTGGTTGATCGCATCGCGGGCGAGCGCGTGCTCGAAGGTCTCCATCATCCGGTCCGGCGCGCCGCGCTCCGGCGCGACGAGCACGCCGTCGCGCTCCCCCGCGGCCTCCCCGTCGACCCACAGCTCGACCAGGAGCGCGCGGCCGAAGCGCTCGGCGAGCGCCGCCAGCGCCGCGGGCGCGAGCGCGTCCACCGTCTCGTCCGCGCCGACCAGCACGGAATCCTGCCCCACCAGCAGCGAGGCGAGGGGCGTCTCCGCCCCGGCGCGCGCGACGAACAGGGTGGGCTGCGGCCGCTCGACCCGCAGCCGCCCGCCCGGCCAGGCGACGTCGACGGGCTCGCCCGCCCGCAGCCGCGCGGCGATTTCGGCGGGGTGGCGCGCGGGATCCGGATCGGGCGCATCCCTCATCGCCCTACCTCGCCCAGCGCCTGCGCGACGCCCGCCGCCGCGCGCCCGAGCGCCTCGCGCAGGGCCAGGAGGCGGGCCAGGTCGAGCGCGCCCGTCCACTCGTCCACGAAGGTCTTCTTCGCCTCGATCGCCAGCACGCAGCCCGTCTCGGGAAAGCCCTCGTGCACGAAGCGCGCGACCTCGCGGCCTTCGAACTTCACGTTCTCCCGCACGTCGAGCGCCGCGCCCGCGATCCGCACGGCGCGCATCTCGGCGAGGAAGCGCTCCACCACCGGCGCCCAATAGGCGCGGTCCATCGTGCCGGTGCCGAGATTGATCTCGGGATTGTCCTCCGCCGGCGCCGGCGGCGCGTCCGGGCCGTCGCGGCGATGGTTGTAGCTGTGCAGGTCGAAGACGACGAAGCGCCCGTGCCGCGCCTCGATGCGTCGCAGCAGATCCGCCAGCCGCGCGTAGAACGCGTCGTGCTCGGCCTGCGCGATCGCCACGAGGCCGGGCGCCGCCTCCTCGCGCCAGACCCGCAGGCCCCAGCACTCCTCCGGCGTCTCGCACAGCGCGCTCGCGCGCGTGCGGTTCAGGTCGGCCTCGAAGCGGGAGCGGCGCGCGACGAGCCGCGTCGGGCAGGCCTCGGCCAGCACCTCCGTGAACGGATCCTCCTCGCGCAGGCGCTCCGCCTCCGACAGCAGGCAGTACGCCAGGAGGTCGGCGCGGATCTCGTGGCCCGCATGCACCGCGAGCGCCACCACCGGCCCCGGCCCCTCGACCACGGGGAAGAGATGATCCGGCGAGACCAGCGCCGGATGGATCGGCGGGCGGGGCGTCGCAGCGTCGGATGCGGTCATCGGAACGGGCGCCCTCCCTCGCGCGGGTGAACCTCCCGTTCAAGCCCGGCGGCCGCGTGCGGGTTCCGGCCCGCGCCCCGCCACGCCTCAGGCCGCGAACACCGCGATCGCCTGCGGCAGGATGGAGAACCGCGCCGGCGTCCGCGCCAGGATCTCGCCGTCGGCGTTCACCTCCCGCGGCCGGCGGGTGCGCACCTCGAAATCGACGCAGCGCTCCGTGCGCACGTCCGCCCAGGCCCCGTGCGCGCCGCGCGCGAAGCAGCGCATCATCAGGGCGAGCCGCCAGACGTTCTTCGCCTCGAGGCTGTAGAGGTCGAGCGTGCCGTCGTCGATCGTCGCGGTCTCCTCCACCACGACGCCGCCCCCGTAGAAGCGCCCGTTCCCGACCGCGATCTGGTAGGACGACACCCGCGCCTCGCCCGAGCGCGAGACGATGGTCGCCCGGAAGGGCCGCGCCCTCAGGCCCACCCGCAGCGCGACGAGCGCGTAGGCGAGCCGCCCCCACACCCGCTTGCGCTCCTTGCAGAGCGCCTTGGCCAGATCGACCGAGAGCCCGATCGAGGCCACGTTCAGGAACGGCCGGCCGTTCACCGTGCCGAGGTCGATCCGCCGCGTGCGCCCGGCGGCGACGGCGTCCATGGCCGCGACGGGGTCCGCCGGCAGGCCCAGCGTGCGCGCGAAATCGTTCGCCGTGCCGCAGGGCGCGACGCCGAGCGGCAGGCCGGTCTCGAGAATGCCGGGCAGGGCGGCGTTCACCGTCCCGTCGCCGCCGCAGACGACGACCGCGTCGACCTCCCCGGCCCGGCGGCGGATGTCCTCCGACACCTCCCGCGCCGCCGAGAAGGTCTCCGTCACGACCGCGATGCCCCGCGCCTCCAGCGCCCCCGCGACGGCGTCGAGGCACGCCGCCCCGCGGCGGCTGTGCGGGTTGACGAGGAGCAGCACGCGCCCGGGACGGGCGGGCGCGGTGGTCTCGGTCTGGGCGAGGACGGTCATCGAGGCGGGGTCTCCGGACGGCGGTTCCGCATGCGGGCCCGCCCCGCGCATATGGGGCCGCGCCCCGCGGCGGGCAACGAACCCCGGCGGGCGCGGAGGGTTCCGCCCCCCCCCTTAGCCGGGGATCTCCCGCGCGCCCTCCTCGAAGCGGTCGAGCCGCTGCTCCCAGGCGGGGCGATCCGGCCAGCGGAAGGTCACCGCGCCCTCCGCCGGGCGGTAGACGGCGGTGTAGAAGGTGCCCATCACGCCCGTGAAGTCCTCGCGCAGAATCGGCGGCGCGAGGAAGGCGGCGACCAGGTCCTCCCGCGTCGCGCCGGGCGTCTCGCGCAGGCGGGTGAGGAGATCGCGCCGCTCGAGCGTCTGCGAGCGCGCGGCGCCCTCCGGCCAGTCGATGGTCGTCTGGTGGTTGGTCGAAACCGGCGCGCGCGTCACGACCGGCTCGCGATCCGGATTCAGCATGGCGACCGCGTGCGCCCCGGTGCGGTCCATGACGACGATGTTGGTCGACATGGCCGAGGGGATGCGCACGAGAGCGGCGATCGCCTCCTCGACCGTTGCGCAGGTCTCGAGCACGTAGCGCACGAGCCAGGGATTGCCGAACCCCTCGCCTACGACCGGCCGTCCGCCGAAGGTCAGCGCCGCGGCCAGCCCCGCGTCGTTGATCCCGTCGAGCGCGCCGAGCAGCACCTCGCTGGACGCGATCACCGTCGGGCCGCCGCTCCAGCGGCCGTGATGCAGGGTGCCTTCGAAGAAATCCGAGGTGAAGTCGTAGTTGCGCACGAGCACCGGCTCGGTCTCCGGAGAGACCGCCACCGCGCAGCCCCTCACCACCGGCGGCGGCCCCCACCCCGTGAGCAGGGCGTGCGCCACCGGGTCGTCGCCGGCGAGATCGCAGAGCCGCTCGTAGACCGGCACGAGCTCCGGCATGTGCGCGGCGAGCGCGGCGCGGCGCTCGGCGAGCGGCCGGTCGAAGGCGGCCCGGCTCATCCAGGGCCGGTAGCGTGGCCACAGCGCCTCGAAGCGCGCGCGCCATTTCGGCCCGGGCCTGTCTTCCGCGATCGCGACGAGACGCACGTCATCGTCCTCCGCCTGCCATGCGCGTACGCTAGGTGAAATTTCGACGTGCGCGCAAGTCGGATCTCGGCCGTGGCGCGCCGCGAGGGTTGCCGATGCGCGCCGCCCGCGGTATCTGCCACGGACGCAGGAGAGGTTCCATGGTCGCCCGTCAAGCTCTGCATCCGAACGGCCCCACGCTCTCGCGGCTCGTCTGGGGTCCTTGGCGCGCCCTCGACGCGCCGGAGACCCGCACGCCTCAGGGGTTGCTTCGCATGATCGAGACCTGCCTCGATCTCGGCATCACCAGCTTCGACCACGCCGACATCTACGGCCACTACGCCATCGAGGCGCTGTTCGGCGAGGCTCTGGCCCTGGCGCCGGCCCTGAAGAGCCGCATCGAGATCGTGACCAAGTGCGGCATCGCGCTGATCTCGCCGGCACGTCCCGGGCATCGCGTGAAGCATTACGATTCGAGCGCGGCCCATATCCGCGCCTCGGTCGAGCGCTCGCTCGCCAATCTCGGGGTCGAGCGCGTCGACGTGCTGCTGCTCCACCGCCCCGACCCGCTGCTCGACGCCGACGAGGTCGCAGCCACGATGGAGGCGCTCGTCGCCGAGGGCAAGATCGGGCACGTGGGCGTGTCGAACTACACGGTCGAGCAGATGCGCCTCCTCGCCGCGCGTCTGTCGATCCCGCTCGTGACGAACCAGATCGAGCTCTCCGTGCTGCAGACCGAGGCGCTGACGAGCGGCGTGCTCGACCATCTCCAGGCGCAGCGCATGGCGCCGATGATCTGGTCGCCGCTCGGCGGCGGGCGCCTGTTCTCGAGCCCGCCGCAGGGCGCGTTCGCGCAGACCCTTGCGGCTCTCGCCGACAGGTACGGCCTCTCCGGTCCCGGCCCGCTCGCCGTCGCCTGGCTGCTGCGGCTGCCCTCGAAGCCGGTTCCCGTGCTCGGCACGACGAGCGCCGCCCGGCTCGCGGATCTCGCCGCCGCGGACGGCGTGCGCATGGAGCTGCAGGACTGGTTCGCGCTGCTCGAAGCCGCAACGGGGCGCGCCGTTCCCTAGCTCGGCCGCCCGCGAGGCGCGGCGGCGGGCGCGCCTCGCGAAGGATCGCCCCGCGTCATCCGGTCCGACGCCGCCCCTCCCGCCCGGTGCCGGCTTCGAGATCCGCCAGCATGCGCTCGCGCTCGGCGACGTAGTCGCGCGTGATCGGAACGACGTCGTTGCGGTGGGTGAGCTGCAGCTGGAAGACGACGAGATCCTCGAAGCGGAAGACCGCCTCGCAGCTCGCGAGATAGAACTCCCACATCCGGCAGAAGCGCTCGTCGTAGAGCCGCGCCGCCTCCTCGCGCCGGGCCAGGAAGCGCTCGCGCCAGACCTTCAAGGTCTCGGCGTAGTGCAGGCGCAGCACCTCGACGTCGGCGAGCCTGAGCCCCGAGCGCTCGATGGCGGGCATCATCTCGGACAGCGCCGGGATGTGGCCGCCGGGGAAGATGTAGCGCTTGATCCAGGGGTTGGTCGGCCCCGGCTCGCCCGTGGCGCCGATCGTGTGCAGCAGCATCACGCCGTCGCGGTCGAGGAGCCGCGCCGCGGTGTCGAAGAATTCCTGGTGATGCGCCGCGCCGACATGCTCGAACATGCCCACCGAGACGATGCGATCGAACGTGCCCTGGACGCGCCGGTAGTCCTCGAGCGCGATCTCGACCCGGTTGGCGAGGCCCTCGCGCGCGGCGCGCTCGCGGGCCATCTCGTGCTGCTCCGTGGAGAGCGTGACGCCGGTG comes from Salinarimonas sp. and encodes:
- a CDS encoding cyclopropane-fatty-acyl-phospholipid synthase family protein, which gives rise to MEPVLRRFCDMAVRGGRLEVVTAGGNRFVSGDGLGEPDVTMRFTDKAAERALVLYPEMKLGELIMDGRIVLDRGTIYDLLELLMRGRPGGRGVFGSRLMKKLRRAALALFSRNGERRARENVHHHYDLDHRLYDLFLDVDRQYSCAYFARPDMTLDEAQQAKKRHVAAKLLVEPGQSVLDIGCGWGGLALYLAGVAGAGRVTGVTLSTEQHEMARERAAREGLANRVEIALEDYRRVQGTFDRIVSVGMFEHVGAAHHQEFFDTAARLLDRDGVMLLHTIGATGEPGPTNPWIKRYIFPGGHIPALSEMMPAIERSGLRLADVEVLRLHYAETLKVWRERFLARREEAARLYDERFCRMWEFYLASCEAVFRFEDLVVFQLQLTHRNDVVPITRDYVAERERMLADLEAGTGREGRRRTG